The following is a genomic window from SAR202 cluster bacterium.
AGGGGGTACGACGCAGTGGTTGACGACCTCGTCCACCCGGAGCGCTTCCCTGACGTTGAAATGGACATCATCGAGCGCTACAACCACGCGCGCCCCGGCCAGACGGACTGGATTTACCGCATGGTGAACACCGGCCGCCCTCTCAGGGAAAAGATGGCGCTGTTCTTCCACCACGTCTTCGCCACCGCCAACTACAAGTCGGACAACCCGCAGGCGTCGTACTTCCAGCTCGACATGTTCCGCGAGACCTGCATGACCAGCGTAATCAACGTCCTCACACGCCTGTCCAAGGACCCCGCGATGCTCTTCTGGCTGGACAATAACGAAAACCATCA
Proteins encoded in this region:
- a CDS encoding DUF1800 domain-containing protein, giving the protein MASNELALVAHLMRRAGFGASRAEMDRLARRGYDAVVDDLVHPERFPDVEMDIIERYNHARPGQTDWIYRMVNTGRPLREKMALFFHHVFATANYKSDNPQASYFQLDMFRETCMTSVINVLTRLSKDPAMLFWLDNNENH